A DNA window from Hippea jasoniae contains the following coding sequences:
- a CDS encoding tetratricopeptide repeat protein: MRYVRFLIPVVMVMFLTSCGFDNSFILKRLDIMQQRIDYNSFRIKENSKRIGSIEAQLERIKERIRRQMQNDSILSAIPPAVVVDNLSVDEANNSEKKPAKTTITKKTIKIEKNLKQSNKKQAHSINNIKIAAKPKNEKKVKVSSIPPPIVKVATTGKGPNDKRNSIDSRQYKQGSNLTPKELYKKALSLYFKGNYKQASILFEEFVAKYKTSDLYDNSLYWLAYCNIHMGDIKKAIALFKKIINEFPYSSVSQGGKTDAAIFSLIRIYKKMGKKKQVRMYKNQLLKRFPLSSYTKKIKGS; this comes from the coding sequence ATGAGGTATGTAAGGTTTTTAATTCCTGTAGTAATGGTGATGTTTTTGACCTCCTGTGGTTTTGACAACAGTTTTATTCTGAAACGATTGGATATTATGCAGCAGCGTATCGATTATAACAGCTTTAGAATCAAAGAAAATAGCAAAAGAATTGGCTCTATTGAAGCCCAACTTGAAAGAATCAAAGAGAGAATCAGAAGGCAAATGCAAAACGATAGTATATTATCGGCTATTCCTCCTGCAGTAGTAGTTGATAACCTTTCAGTTGATGAAGCTAATAATTCAGAGAAAAAACCTGCTAAAACAACTATAACAAAAAAAACAATCAAGATTGAAAAGAATTTAAAACAAAGCAATAAGAAACAGGCTCACTCGATAAATAATATCAAGATAGCTGCAAAACCCAAAAATGAAAAAAAAGTAAAGGTCAGCAGCATACCGCCACCCATTGTAAAAGTAGCTACAACAGGTAAAGGCCCAAATGATAAGAGAAATTCTATAGATTCAAGGCAATATAAACAAGGCAGTAACCTAACGCCCAAAGAGTTATACAAAAAAGCTCTATCTTTATATTTTAAAGGCAACTATAAACAGGCGAGTATTTTGTTTGAAGAATTTGTTGCAAAATATAAAACCTCAGATCTATATGATAATTCCTTATACTGGCTTGCATACTGCAATATCCATATGGGTGATATAAAAAAAGCAATAGCCTTGTTTAAAAAAATCATTAATGAATTTCCATACAGCAGTGTTTCTCAAGGTGGTAAAACAGATGCGGCGATTTTTAGTTTGATTAGGATCTATAAAAAAATGGGTAAGAAAAAACAGGTAAGGATGTACAAAAATCAACTACTTAAACGTTTTCCATTAAGTAGCTACACAAAAAAGATTAAAGGGAGTTAG
- a CDS encoding AsmA-like C-terminal domain-containing protein codes for MKKALKIIGAAFAALFIIIVIAVVVVWNKFDAAAILNIINSNKAKLKEQHINLNIKNLSINKQFPYLTVRAQQITITSGQFNATCEDIYDKINIVKFLISLAGGKYYAGKIKISKANVVLLSSNQKTNINEIHFPTIPVDLEIKQILLKYKGYKLTGGISSYFNPITNSNSIHFIGKINTIFLKLSAKLSKKYLTLNIFTPHIIFNSLNATQISANIKIGSSKQITIDASGLDIRYKKFIFIKPRLMATLNLQKPLEIETLQFRSNNGYAVKLKGSIDATKPLKSVVFGSITTPFISLNRITPFLPEDLKNYLLKGKVKLDNINFAGKPPISFIRNGKVIIENAEFRINTKDRPFFVNKATVNITPEKLKAEGYGNFEGVKAKKALFIVYRKNLSSDIHLLLDGSLNDYVRLFLENNILGKNDLKIIGKTSNLKGYAKATVDVYGYRFKPKPYFDFDINIVLNNVELINKNIPNGYIKAKGNLRIKRTTSKGRVVKLFLNFKNFTAQTKTSYLDTNNFVLTIQPALHLKGNITTRLSSVDLKKLFKEFNKTPPKVLLNAITVKKAFIDGTPANLSFRLNTKLKFTDDILDSYAEGIIKNNILSLKNITIKGFGKSTASAKIDLSKEKILSLKAQFNNFKIETISKLMGKNYSGIVNGNITIQPGKNKPYLKTGNLLLENIKIYNYILPHGSVSIKNNLINFKVDVKHNKETVTADGKYNYNNNSLAVKGFCDSFTVDLTKKHKNTSLKTIKLPKMDIDAVFSTIALKIKKRNGSVVIGPAKLVLLNNKNKATMYFVAVKSRININYDKYSKKIVAKVKDSAIWSALTDCTKPTLQLKIEAILHNPYTDIIDPLKLNGLIDFEARNGCIKNTPAAINLFSLLNPFKLSLSGYKISKGIDYDTLKAHLFLKNGSIEAKENKPLYLKGKTLDLFAYGTYDLNKSFINGYVTFITFSTINSIVSEIPIIGYILTGKQKSFTGLCFKVKGNINNPSIKPVPFKNLAKGVFGVVKRTLELPLELFGVGK; via the coding sequence ATGAAAAAAGCCTTAAAGATCATAGGGGCAGCTTTTGCTGCCCTTTTTATTATCATCGTTATAGCAGTAGTAGTTGTCTGGAACAAATTCGACGCAGCGGCTATTTTAAATATCATCAACTCAAATAAAGCAAAACTCAAGGAACAACACATAAATCTTAACATAAAAAATCTCTCTATCAACAAGCAATTTCCATATTTAACAGTTAGAGCACAACAAATAACAATTACATCAGGACAGTTTAATGCCACCTGCGAGGATATTTACGATAAAATAAACATCGTTAAATTTCTAATCTCTTTGGCTGGTGGTAAATACTACGCTGGCAAGATAAAGATCAGCAAAGCCAATGTGGTATTGCTATCTTCGAATCAAAAAACAAACATAAACGAGATACACTTTCCAACAATTCCTGTTGATTTAGAGATAAAGCAAATACTCTTAAAATACAAAGGCTATAAGCTTACTGGAGGTATTTCAAGTTATTTTAACCCCATTACAAACTCAAACTCGATACATTTCATAGGAAAAATCAACACAATCTTTTTAAAACTCTCAGCCAAACTTTCAAAAAAGTACCTTACATTAAATATTTTTACCCCTCATATTATATTTAACAGTTTAAATGCAACCCAGATCTCAGCCAATATAAAGATAGGCAGTTCAAAACAGATTACAATAGATGCAAGTGGATTAGATATTCGCTACAAAAAATTCATATTTATAAAACCAAGGTTAATGGCAACTCTAAATCTACAAAAACCGCTTGAGATAGAAACATTGCAGTTTAGAAGCAACAACGGCTATGCAGTTAAACTCAAAGGCAGTATAGATGCAACAAAACCACTCAAAAGCGTTGTCTTTGGTTCAATAACCACACCTTTTATAAGCCTAAACCGCATAACACCTTTTCTGCCTGAAGATCTAAAAAACTACCTGCTTAAAGGAAAAGTAAAATTAGACAATATAAATTTTGCAGGCAAACCACCAATATCCTTTATAAGAAATGGCAAAGTGATTATAGAAAACGCTGAATTTAGAATAAATACAAAAGATAGACCATTTTTTGTTAATAAGGCAACGGTTAACATAACACCAGAAAAACTCAAAGCAGAAGGTTATGGCAATTTCGAAGGCGTTAAAGCCAAAAAAGCCCTTTTTATCGTTTATCGAAAAAATCTCTCATCAGATATACATCTCTTGCTTGATGGCAGTTTGAATGATTATGTAAGGTTGTTTTTAGAAAACAACATACTGGGTAAAAACGATTTAAAAATTATAGGTAAAACATCAAATCTAAAAGGATACGCCAAAGCAACAGTGGATGTCTATGGGTATCGCTTCAAGCCGAAACCGTATTTTGACTTTGATATAAATATAGTATTAAACAATGTTGAATTGATAAACAAAAACATACCCAACGGGTATATTAAGGCAAAAGGAAATTTAAGAATCAAAAGAACAACATCAAAGGGTAGGGTGGTAAAACTTTTTTTAAACTTCAAAAATTTCACCGCCCAAACAAAAACATCCTATCTTGATACAAACAACTTTGTACTTACAATTCAACCTGCATTGCACCTCAAAGGTAATATCACAACACGATTATCCTCAGTTGATTTAAAAAAACTGTTTAAAGAATTCAACAAAACACCACCAAAGGTATTATTAAATGCGATTACAGTTAAAAAAGCCTTTATCGATGGAACGCCAGCTAACTTAAGTTTCAGATTAAATACAAAATTAAAGTTTACTGACGATATTTTAGACTCCTATGCAGAAGGTATTATAAAAAACAATATACTCAGCCTAAAAAACATAACTATAAAAGGCTTTGGCAAGTCAACAGCATCTGCAAAAATAGACTTAAGCAAAGAAAAAATTCTGTCTCTCAAAGCACAATTTAACAACTTCAAGATAGAAACCATCTCAAAATTAATGGGCAAAAACTACAGCGGCATTGTAAACGGCAACATAACAATTCAACCGGGCAAAAATAAACCTTATCTAAAAACAGGCAATCTGCTGTTAGAAAATATAAAAATATATAACTACATACTACCACACGGTTCTGTATCTATAAAAAATAATCTGATCAATTTTAAGGTAGATGTAAAGCACAACAAAGAAACCGTCACTGCTGATGGAAAATACAACTACAACAACAATTCATTGGCCGTTAAAGGCTTCTGTGATAGTTTTACCGTTGACCTGACAAAAAAACATAAAAATACTTCACTCAAAACCATAAAATTACCCAAAATGGACATAGATGCTGTCTTTTCAACTATTGCCCTAAAAATCAAAAAAAGGAATGGTAGTGTAGTGATAGGTCCTGCCAAGCTTGTCCTTTTAAACAACAAAAACAAAGCCACGATGTATTTTGTAGCTGTTAAAAGCCGCATAAATATAAACTACGATAAATATTCAAAAAAGATAGTAGCTAAAGTAAAAGATTCCGCCATCTGGTCAGCTCTTACAGATTGCACAAAACCAACACTGCAGCTTAAAATAGAAGCTATTCTTCACAATCCTTACACAGATATAATCGACCCTTTAAAACTCAACGGTTTAATAGATTTTGAGGCAAGAAATGGCTGTATAAAAAATACACCTGCAGCAATCAACCTGTTCTCACTCCTAAATCCATTCAAACTATCTCTAAGTGGCTACAAAATTTCTAAAGGCATTGATTATGATACATTAAAAGCTCATCTTTTTTTGAAAAACGGTTCAATAGAGGCAAAAGAGAATAAACCGTTATACTTAAAAGGCAAAACACTCGATCTATTCGCATACGGCACTTACGACTTAAATAAAAGTTTTATAAACGGTTATGTTACATTTATCACATTCTCAACTATAAACAGCATCGTTTCAGAAATTCCAATAATTGGCTATATCCTTACAGGCAAACAGAAAAGCTTTACAGGTTTGTGTTTTAAAGTCAAGGGCAATATCAATAATCCATCAATAAAACCCGTGCCCTTTAAAAATCTTGCAAAAGGTGTCTTTGGTGTAGTAAAAAGAACGCTTGAATTACCTTTGGAATTGTTTGGAGTGGGTAAATGA
- a CDS encoding DsbA family protein — protein sequence MDLKKLLVGSIVAGFYTTTAFAAQNYSDILNKLIPPTISYKVKVEKNSQLKGFDQLNVSIIQKKTGTVYHRYLWVSKDKTKIIPVLLENKNGKIVRVKPQQNVERIPVDISWLNNLIEKLPEWAKKSIGEGREVYLFSDPLCPFCKRELPKLLKLAENKKIKLHVLPFDVHGPQAKKGSAVFLDIEKKKGLKEALNKVELANFGDVEKMANTKEAAELLKKYSKVLDEIQNAAAKAGINGTPAMLIKTSKDKGYLILGLTDITPYIK from the coding sequence ATGGATCTCAAAAAACTACTTGTTGGAAGTATCGTTGCAGGTTTTTACACCACAACTGCATTTGCTGCTCAAAACTACAGCGACATTTTAAACAAACTAATTCCACCAACAATTAGCTACAAGGTAAAGGTGGAAAAAAACAGCCAACTAAAAGGGTTTGACCAGCTAAATGTATCAATCATCCAGAAAAAAACAGGAACCGTCTATCATCGATACCTGTGGGTATCAAAGGACAAAACAAAGATAATACCTGTTCTACTTGAAAACAAAAACGGTAAAATCGTTAGAGTAAAACCCCAACAAAATGTTGAACGGATTCCTGTGGATATATCGTGGCTAAACAATCTCATAGAAAAGCTACCAGAATGGGCAAAGAAATCAATCGGAGAGGGCAGAGAGGTTTATCTTTTTAGCGATCCATTGTGTCCATTTTGCAAAAGAGAGCTGCCCAAACTACTAAAACTTGCAGAAAACAAAAAGATAAAACTCCATGTTTTGCCGTTTGATGTGCATGGACCTCAGGCAAAAAAGGGTAGTGCAGTATTTTTAGATATTGAAAAGAAAAAAGGCCTAAAGGAAGCACTCAATAAGGTAGAGCTTGCAAATTTTGGTGATGTAGAAAAGATGGCAAACACAAAAGAAGCCGCTGAATTGCTCAAAAAATACTCAAAAGTACTTGATGAAATTCAGAATGCTGCAGCAAAAGCCGGCATAAACGGAACACCTGCAATGTTGATTAAAACATCCAAAGATAAAGGGTATCTGATTTTGGGTTTAACGGATATAACGCCATACATAAAATAA
- a CDS encoding LysM peptidoglycan-binding domain-containing protein, whose translation MRKTVLVVLIVFFALNSYAYKYGDLYIVKPHDTLWDISKKFYKDPFLWGKIWHNNVYINDPNLIFPGEILKITDHGLEIFSKNKNKQKTTKNIGQKKYIAPIWYDGYKFYSICNYHTCLWHKDQFRIGYISWDSYSHVEVSKGDVVYIHTHLNNLPEVVYVYRNLKDRLDTSMCNDLDEVYVVVAELKVLKPIRKGIFKAKVIKSIGSITHDDVISSVYPYIVLKGKLEEAKAGKVPLRQMFSYQSEFQSGLGFFFFFKAQKPISNILLKKVEIDRINKGAYEPIKIAEGVVVSQYKNYFAIFVNSIGGIDEVPDRTQQYILR comes from the coding sequence ATGAGAAAAACGGTGCTTGTTGTGTTGATTGTTTTTTTTGCGCTGAATAGCTATGCTTATAAGTATGGAGACCTATACATCGTAAAACCGCATGATACATTGTGGGATATATCTAAAAAATTCTATAAAGATCCGTTTTTATGGGGTAAGATCTGGCACAACAATGTATATATAAACGACCCGAATTTGATTTTTCCTGGAGAGATCTTAAAGATCACTGACCACGGTCTTGAAATTTTTTCAAAAAATAAAAATAAACAGAAAACAACAAAAAACATTGGTCAAAAAAAGTATATTGCACCCATCTGGTATGACGGATATAAATTTTACTCAATATGCAATTATCATACATGTTTATGGCATAAAGATCAGTTTAGAATAGGTTATATCAGCTGGGATAGTTACAGCCATGTTGAGGTGTCAAAGGGTGATGTAGTGTATATTCACACGCATTTAAACAACTTGCCTGAGGTTGTTTATGTCTATAGAAATCTAAAGGATAGATTGGATACATCTATGTGCAATGATCTGGATGAGGTTTATGTTGTTGTAGCAGAGCTTAAAGTTTTAAAACCCATAAGAAAAGGGATCTTTAAAGCTAAAGTTATAAAATCTATAGGCTCAATTACACACGACGATGTTATAAGCAGTGTTTATCCCTATATTGTGCTAAAAGGAAAATTAGAAGAAGCTAAAGCAGGCAAGGTTCCTTTGAGACAGATGTTTTCCTATCAAAGCGAGTTTCAAAGCGGACTTGGATTTTTCTTTTTCTTTAAAGCCCAAAAGCCCATTTCTAATATTCTGCTTAAAAAGGTTGAAATCGACAGGATCAATAAAGGTGCCTATGAGCCCATTAAGATTGCAGAAGGCGTAGTGGTTAGCCAGTATAAAAATTATTTTGCAATATTTGTTAACTCTATTGGCGGAATAGATGAAGTGCCAGATAGAACACAACAATACATTTTGAGGTGA
- a CDS encoding homocysteine S-methyltransferase family protein, translating into MRNFRKELNKKILILDGAMGTQLQQLGILKEGVSPDYLNITHPEAIAQIHKSYLEAGADIIVTNTFGANRLKLAEFGVEDKVYEINYQAVKIARGVVKDKGFVSLSIGPTGKFIQPVGDAEFDEIKEIFKEQAQAAVDAGVDLFSLETFMDIKELKAAIVAIREITDKPIIAMMTFAEDGRTILGTTPEVFAKTIEAMDVDVIGANCSVGPDLLDKFVKQMADVTDKPLIIQPNAGIPRLIDGKTIFPVGPQEFATYAESFAQYAAIVAGCCGTSPEHIKLLAKKLKNREVKKRTIEKSTVLTSRTELLQIGYGKPVVFIGERLNPTGKKHLKEQLREGKTGLYRKEAIQQVEHGAKALDINVGTPMIDEKAMMKKCVLAVQSVVSVPLVIDSSNTEAIEEGLKAADGKVLINSVNGSLESLEKILPLAKKYGAAVLALLLDETGIPDTSKERVDVLERIITKAEEFGIKNEDIVADALALTVGSDKLRALETLKTIRLIKEKYNLTTILGLSNVSFGLPNRKLINASFLAMAVYNGLDSAIVNPYDELLWQIKYASDLIVDRDKDASIYIEKSSDITLTGSQSNKAKMELISSPFEKGSLEDKLFMCVVEGNEEEIITLTKEALKEYEPLEISNKMLIPALDVVGKLYDKGIYFLPQMIRSANAMKKAFNILKDEIKKNSKKTKTGKTIVIATVKGDIHDIGKNIVSLLLETNGFEVIDLGKNVDDDTIIKAIKEHNADAVGLSALMTTTMINMKNVIDKIKMEGLKVKIMVGGAAVTEEFAKKIGADMYAKDAIEAVRLAKENV; encoded by the coding sequence ATGAGAAATTTTAGAAAAGAGCTAAACAAAAAAATCCTTATACTGGACGGTGCAATGGGCACTCAGCTTCAGCAACTTGGCATCTTAAAAGAAGGTGTTTCTCCCGACTACCTGAATATCACTCATCCAGAAGCAATTGCACAGATTCATAAGTCCTACTTAGAAGCTGGTGCTGATATTATTGTTACCAACACATTTGGAGCAAACAGGCTAAAACTTGCCGAATTTGGTGTTGAAGATAAGGTTTATGAAATAAACTATCAGGCTGTAAAGATAGCCAGAGGTGTTGTAAAAGATAAAGGTTTTGTTTCTCTATCCATAGGACCAACAGGAAAGTTTATCCAACCTGTGGGTGATGCTGAGTTTGATGAAATCAAAGAGATATTCAAAGAACAGGCGCAGGCAGCTGTTGATGCAGGTGTAGATCTATTTTCACTTGAAACATTTATGGATATAAAAGAGCTCAAAGCAGCTATAGTTGCCATAAGAGAAATCACGGATAAACCGATTATCGCCATGATGACATTTGCAGAGGATGGAAGAACAATTCTTGGCACAACACCTGAGGTCTTTGCAAAGACTATAGAGGCGATGGATGTAGATGTGATCGGCGCAAACTGCTCTGTTGGGCCGGATCTGCTGGATAAATTTGTTAAACAGATGGCCGATGTAACAGATAAACCTTTAATCATTCAGCCAAATGCAGGCATACCCCGTCTTATTGATGGAAAAACGATATTTCCCGTTGGACCTCAAGAGTTTGCAACTTATGCAGAAAGTTTTGCTCAATATGCAGCCATTGTTGCGGGATGCTGTGGCACATCGCCTGAGCATATAAAGCTACTTGCAAAAAAATTAAAAAACAGAGAGGTTAAAAAAAGGACAATAGAAAAATCTACGGTTCTGACAAGTAGGACAGAATTGTTGCAGATAGGTTATGGAAAACCTGTAGTTTTTATCGGTGAAAGGCTCAACCCAACAGGCAAAAAGCACCTCAAAGAGCAGCTAAGAGAAGGCAAAACAGGTTTATACAGAAAAGAGGCTATTCAGCAGGTAGAGCATGGAGCTAAAGCTTTGGATATCAATGTTGGCACCCCCATGATTGATGAAAAAGCCATGATGAAAAAATGCGTGCTTGCTGTCCAAAGCGTTGTTTCTGTTCCGCTTGTAATAGATTCATCAAATACAGAGGCAATAGAGGAGGGTCTAAAGGCAGCTGACGGTAAGGTTTTGATAAATTCTGTTAATGGTTCTTTAGAAAGCTTAGAAAAAATCCTGCCTTTAGCAAAAAAATACGGTGCAGCTGTTTTGGCTTTGCTATTGGATGAAACAGGCATCCCCGATACATCAAAAGAAAGGGTAGATGTGCTTGAAAGAATAATAACAAAAGCAGAAGAGTTTGGCATAAAAAATGAGGACATCGTAGCGGATGCCCTTGCTCTAACTGTGGGAAGCGACAAATTACGAGCCTTAGAAACATTAAAAACAATAAGGTTAATCAAGGAGAAATACAACCTGACAACAATATTGGGCTTAAGCAATGTATCATTTGGTCTGCCAAACAGAAAACTGATAAACGCCTCTTTTCTTGCAATGGCAGTTTACAACGGCCTTGATAGTGCAATTGTTAACCCATACGATGAGCTGTTATGGCAGATTAAATATGCAAGCGATCTTATTGTGGATAGAGATAAGGATGCTTCAATCTATATAGAAAAATCATCAGACATAACACTTACTGGCAGTCAGAGCAATAAGGCAAAAATGGAGCTGATTAGCTCTCCTTTTGAAAAAGGCAGCCTGGAAGATAAGCTGTTTATGTGCGTTGTTGAGGGCAACGAAGAGGAGATAATCACACTTACAAAAGAAGCATTAAAAGAATATGAGCCGCTTGAAATAAGCAATAAAATGCTTATACCCGCTTTAGATGTCGTAGGAAAGCTCTATGATAAAGGCATATACTTCCTGCCGCAGATGATCAGGTCTGCAAATGCAATGAAGAAGGCGTTTAACATTTTGAAGGATGAGATCAAAAAGAATTCTAAAAAAACAAAAACCGGCAAAACCATTGTAATAGCAACAGTCAAAGGCGATATACATGATATAGGTAAAAACATTGTATCTTTACTGCTTGAAACAAATGGATTTGAGGTTATAGACCTGGGTAAAAATGTAGATGATGATACTATAATAAAAGCCATCAAAGAGCACAACGCCGATGCAGTGGGTTTAAGCGCCCTTATGACAACCACAATGATAAATATGAAAAATGTGATAGATAAGATAAAAATGGAAGGTTTAAAGGTAAAAATCATGGTTGGCGGCGCTGCTGTGACAGAGGAGTTTGCTAAAAAAATAGGCGCTGATATGTATGCAAAAGACGCTATCGAGGCTGTGAGGTTGGCAAAAGAAAATGTATAG